One window of the Actinomyces wuliandei genome contains the following:
- the nhaA gene encoding Na+/H+ antiporter NhaA, protein MTPAPSSDRTRTASRRPRPRALLARAHHALESEVVSGLLMVAAAAVALVWANSPWRGAYESLSHTVVGPHALHLDLSLAHWASDGILVVFFFAVGLELKQELVVGSLRDLREASLPMLAAVFGMVGPALVYVAVQLTSSGGSLDGWAVPTATDIAFAVAVLSIFGRGMPPAARTFLLTLAVVDDLLAIIVIAFFYSQGLNPLALLGALAVTGVFALLVRRGTTHWYLLVPLGLAAWWLMHASGVHATIAGVLLGMTVPARPTRAEPTGMTARFTHLVHPWSAGLALPVFALFAAGVNIVDGGGLVEALADPAAIGVYLGLPVGKVLGIWGAVVLLTRFTSLRLGHGVDNPDVLALAAIAGIGFTVSLLIAGLAFGEGDTTDHARAAVLLGTVVSAVLGAVLLRHRVRQPRRGTPSTRGHVMRPHR, encoded by the coding sequence ATGACTCCAGCACCGTCCTCCGACCGCACCCGGACGGCCTCCCGGCGCCCCCGACCGCGCGCGCTGCTCGCCCGCGCCCACCACGCCCTGGAGTCGGAGGTCGTCTCCGGGCTCCTCATGGTGGCCGCCGCCGCCGTGGCCCTGGTCTGGGCCAACTCCCCGTGGCGGGGCGCCTACGAGTCGCTGTCACACACCGTGGTGGGGCCTCACGCGCTGCACCTGGACCTGTCCCTGGCGCACTGGGCCTCGGACGGGATCCTCGTGGTGTTCTTCTTCGCCGTCGGCCTGGAGCTCAAGCAGGAGCTCGTCGTCGGCTCACTGCGCGACCTCAGGGAGGCGAGCCTGCCGATGCTGGCCGCCGTCTTCGGGATGGTCGGCCCGGCCCTGGTCTACGTCGCCGTCCAGCTGACCTCCTCAGGGGGCAGCCTCGACGGCTGGGCGGTGCCCACGGCTACGGACATCGCCTTCGCCGTGGCAGTCCTGTCCATCTTCGGACGCGGCATGCCCCCTGCGGCACGCACCTTCCTGCTGACCCTGGCCGTGGTCGACGACCTGCTGGCGATCATCGTCATCGCCTTCTTCTACTCCCAGGGGCTCAACCCCCTGGCGCTGCTGGGCGCGCTGGCCGTCACGGGAGTCTTCGCCCTCCTGGTGCGCCGGGGGACCACCCACTGGTACCTGCTCGTCCCGCTGGGCCTGGCAGCCTGGTGGCTCATGCACGCCAGCGGCGTCCACGCCACCATCGCCGGCGTCCTGCTGGGGATGACGGTGCCTGCCCGCCCCACACGCGCCGAGCCCACCGGCATGACAGCCCGCTTCACCCACCTGGTGCACCCCTGGAGCGCGGGGCTGGCGCTACCGGTCTTCGCCCTGTTCGCCGCCGGGGTCAACATCGTTGACGGAGGCGGCCTGGTCGAGGCGCTGGCCGACCCCGCCGCCATCGGCGTCTACCTGGGCCTCCCCGTGGGCAAGGTCCTGGGGATCTGGGGGGCGGTGGTCCTGCTCACCCGCTTCACCAGCCTCCGGCTGGGGCACGGGGTCGACAACCCCGACGTCCTCGCCCTGGCGGCGATCGCAGGCATCGGTTTCACCGTGTCCCTGCTGATCGCGGGCCTGGCCTTCGGGGAGGGAGACACCACCGACCACGCCCGGGCCGCCGTGCTCCTGGGCACCGTGGTCTCGGCCGTGCTGGGGGCGGTCCTGCTGCGGCACCGGGTGCGCCAGCCACGTCGTGGAACCCCCTCCACCCGTGGCCACGTCATGCGCCCCCACCGCTGA
- a CDS encoding DegV family protein, with the protein MTLAVVTDSAACLPAESCDRHGIAVVPLHHTGDGSGDVPSAAGGTPATSRPSVEELEQAYRDAAQRADEVLALHVSGVLSGTVDNARLAASRLNGDRPDLVRVLDSASCSGALALAVLAAAQAPDARRGAALARESLARSHQFFVVDDLRYLARSGRIDLTTARLGGVLGIRPVLSVQPEGIRAVETVRGGARARRHMVAQVVRAAGGTALRGPRRPADPVILTLQAPEPDLPGLREEVDAAVARSGARVSQVLTLPVDKALEVHLGPGATGVAVAPRLLVQVRA; encoded by the coding sequence ATGACGCTCGCCGTGGTCACCGACTCTGCCGCCTGCCTGCCAGCAGAGTCCTGCGACCGTCACGGTATCGCTGTCGTCCCTCTCCACCACACCGGTGACGGCAGCGGCGACGTACCGTCTGCCGCTGGTGGGACACCAGCCACGTCGCGTCCCAGTGTCGAGGAGCTGGAGCAGGCCTACCGTGATGCGGCGCAGCGGGCTGACGAGGTCCTGGCCCTCCACGTCTCCGGGGTCCTGTCCGGCACGGTGGACAACGCCCGGCTGGCCGCGTCGCGGCTCAACGGTGACAGGCCGGACCTGGTCCGGGTGCTGGACTCCGCCAGCTGCTCCGGGGCACTGGCCCTGGCGGTCCTGGCCGCAGCCCAGGCTCCCGACGCCCGTCGTGGTGCCGCCCTGGCCCGGGAGAGCCTGGCCCGCTCCCACCAGTTCTTCGTCGTCGACGACCTGCGGTACCTGGCGCGGTCAGGACGTATTGACCTCACCACGGCGCGGCTGGGGGGCGTCTTGGGAATTCGCCCGGTCCTGTCCGTCCAGCCTGAGGGGATACGGGCCGTGGAGACGGTGCGGGGCGGTGCGCGTGCCCGCAGGCACATGGTGGCCCAGGTCGTGCGGGCTGCCGGAGGAACGGCGCTGCGCGGACCCCGACGCCCGGCGGACCCGGTGATCCTGACCCTCCAGGCCCCCGAACCTGACCTCCCTGGCCTCAGGGAGGAGGTGGACGCCGCCGTGGCGCGCTCGGGAGCGCGGGTCTCGCAGGTCCTCACCCTGCCGGTGGACAAGGCGCTGGAGGTCCACCTGGGGCCTGGCGCCACAGGGGTCGCGGTGGCACCTCGGCTCCTGGTCCAGGTTCGTGCCTGA
- a CDS encoding helix-hairpin-helix domain-containing protein — protein MSGRRPAPGRPGHRSVDRLVRLACAPDPEEPPTRPRRAVLAPRAAVVAGTLLMVLAALLALRTVLGAPAVGEDVPRAAGTSGAGESSTQAPATAPATLPQGVPPSDPRATSSTGASTQPGQAGSSQATGQVVVHVTGAVASPGVVVLGQGARVADAIEAAGGATQEADTDQLNLARVLSDGEQVRVPREGEVLTDQEAGAGQVGEQPGQSASGAAHDGQGQEASGLVNINTASALELEGLPGIGPALAQRIVEHREANGPFGSVDELTEVSGIGQAKLEALREVAVV, from the coding sequence ATGAGCGGCAGGAGACCAGCCCCGGGCAGGCCCGGTCACCGGTCTGTGGACAGGCTGGTGCGCCTGGCCTGCGCCCCTGACCCTGAGGAGCCCCCCACCCGTCCTCGGCGGGCCGTGCTCGCCCCCCGTGCTGCTGTCGTGGCGGGCACGCTGCTCATGGTCCTGGCTGCGCTCCTGGCGCTGCGCACAGTCCTGGGTGCCCCCGCAGTGGGGGAGGACGTCCCGAGAGCCGCCGGGACCTCGGGGGCAGGGGAGTCCTCTACCCAGGCGCCTGCCACGGCTCCGGCCACCCTGCCCCAGGGCGTACCGCCGAGCGACCCCCGTGCCACCAGCAGCACCGGAGCCTCTACCCAGCCAGGGCAGGCGGGGTCCTCCCAGGCTACCGGGCAGGTGGTCGTCCACGTGACCGGTGCCGTCGCCTCTCCTGGGGTCGTGGTCCTGGGGCAGGGAGCGCGCGTTGCCGACGCGATCGAGGCGGCTGGCGGGGCGACCCAGGAGGCGGATACCGACCAGCTCAACCTGGCGCGTGTCCTCAGCGACGGGGAGCAGGTGCGCGTCCCCCGTGAGGGCGAGGTCCTGACCGATCAGGAGGCTGGAGCAGGACAGGTCGGGGAGCAGCCGGGACAGTCAGCCTCCGGGGCGGCCCACGACGGGCAGGGACAGGAGGCGAGCGGCCTGGTCAACATCAACACGGCCAGCGCCCTGGAGCTGGAGGGGCTGCCGGGGATCGGGCCGGCGCTGGCCCAGCGGATCGTGGAGCACCGGGAGGCCAACGGTCCCTTTGGCTCCGTGGACGAGCTCACGGAGGTCTCCGGTATAGGACAGGCCAAGCTGGAGGCTCTCAGGGAGGTGGCTGTGGTATGA
- the holA gene encoding DNA polymerase III subunit delta, with protein sequence MAPTRAPRSRSRRSAPEGPTWDQVELAPVVLVKAGEEVLADRAVARLLSQARTKDPTTEIIRVEAATYEAHQLDTLVSPSLFGEPRLVLVPALEQMTDALLTDLLAYVGSAAALADPEVSVVLRHNGGQRGRRLLEAVGSSGYPVVSCPPVKSPRDKSALVSADVARAGRRIEPEAVGALVDALGSDLRELCSAADQLLADTQGTITAEHVSTYYAGRIEATGFTVADAAAAGSTSAAITALRHAVATGTDPVVVVAALATKVRQLARVAAAGGRRMSPADLGMAPWQVDRARRELSGWSDDALATAIVAVARADAEVKGGSRDAVYAVERAVLTVCRARSRGTTSRR encoded by the coding sequence ATGGCACCCACCCGAGCCCCACGGTCCCGCAGCAGGCGCAGCGCACCGGAAGGACCCACGTGGGACCAGGTCGAGCTGGCTCCGGTGGTCCTTGTCAAGGCGGGGGAGGAGGTCCTGGCAGACCGTGCGGTGGCCCGTCTCCTGTCGCAGGCCCGGACGAAGGACCCGACCACGGAGATCATCCGGGTCGAGGCCGCCACCTATGAGGCCCACCAGCTGGACACACTGGTGTCCCCCTCCCTGTTCGGCGAGCCCCGGCTGGTGCTGGTCCCGGCCCTGGAGCAGATGACTGACGCCCTGCTGACCGACCTGCTGGCCTATGTCGGCTCCGCCGCAGCCCTGGCTGACCCGGAGGTCAGCGTCGTCCTACGGCACAACGGTGGGCAGCGCGGCAGAAGGCTCCTGGAGGCCGTCGGGTCCTCTGGCTACCCCGTGGTCTCCTGCCCTCCGGTGAAGTCCCCCCGGGACAAGTCCGCGTTGGTGAGCGCCGACGTGGCACGAGCGGGCCGACGCATCGAGCCGGAGGCCGTCGGTGCCCTCGTGGACGCGCTGGGAAGTGACCTGCGCGAGCTGTGCTCGGCAGCTGACCAGCTTCTCGCTGACACCCAGGGGACAATCACCGCCGAGCACGTGAGCACCTACTATGCCGGACGCATTGAGGCCACCGGCTTCACCGTGGCGGACGCCGCAGCCGCAGGCAGCACCTCGGCAGCCATCACCGCGCTGCGCCACGCCGTGGCCACCGGGACCGACCCGGTGGTGGTCGTGGCGGCGCTGGCGACCAAGGTCCGCCAGCTGGCACGTGTGGCCGCCGCCGGAGGCCGACGCATGAGCCCGGCCGACCTGGGCATGGCGCCCTGGCAGGTGGACCGGGCGCGGCGCGAGCTCTCCGGCTGGTCCGACGACGCCCTGGCCACGGCTATCGTGGCGGTCGCCAGGGCTGACGCCGAGGTCAAGGGAGGCAGTCGGGACGCTGTCTACGCCGTCGAGCGCGCCGTGCTCACCGTGTGCCGTGCCCGCAGCAGGGGAACGACCTCGCGGCGGTGA
- a CDS encoding helicase HerA-like domain-containing protein, producing MGTYLDTQVEGEPTAVAGLRVGVPLGLLNRHALVAGATGTGKTHTLQLLAEGLSAAGVPVFVSDVKGDLTGLAEAGPASDRLTARTAATGQEWSGRAFPVELFRLGGSQPDAPASGTPVRTTVTEFGPVLLSRVLELNDTQTSALQLVFHWADAQGLALLDLKDLRAVIDYLTGSQEGKEQLRAIGGVSTATARVILRQVSALEAAGGDVFFGEPALELADVQSQGTLFSTFLMWLLAELFEVLPEVGDPDRPTMVFFLDEAHLLFSGASKAFLEAVVRTVHLIRSKGVGIVLVTQSPTDLPDEVLAQLGSRVQHALRAHTPADAARLRKAVSTFPTSPLDLTEVLTSLGTGQAVVSVLDDKGRPAPVAPVVVDAPASVMGPAQETTVFQVLASSPLQATYATAVDNESAYEMLAARVEADAQAAEAAQAEEEARKAAQKEADQRRRQAQRLVRQAERDAEHRQKEAQRATERRRREVERNLGTVGRQITREISRSVLGTLRRR from the coding sequence GTGGGCACCTACCTGGACACCCAGGTAGAGGGGGAGCCTACCGCAGTGGCAGGGCTGCGCGTGGGTGTCCCCCTGGGCCTGCTCAACCGACACGCCCTGGTGGCAGGCGCTACCGGCACCGGGAAGACCCACACCCTCCAGCTGCTGGCTGAGGGGCTGTCTGCCGCCGGGGTCCCGGTCTTCGTGTCCGACGTCAAAGGTGACCTCACCGGCCTGGCTGAGGCGGGTCCCGCCAGCGACAGGCTCACCGCGCGCACAGCTGCCACGGGCCAGGAGTGGAGCGGTCGGGCCTTCCCGGTGGAGCTGTTCCGCCTTGGCGGCTCCCAGCCGGACGCACCTGCCAGCGGCACACCGGTCCGCACCACGGTCACCGAGTTCGGCCCCGTCCTGCTCTCACGCGTCCTGGAGCTCAACGACACCCAGACCTCGGCGCTCCAGCTGGTCTTCCACTGGGCGGACGCCCAGGGGCTGGCGCTGTTGGACCTCAAGGACCTGCGGGCCGTCATCGACTACCTGACCGGCTCCCAGGAGGGCAAGGAGCAGCTGCGTGCCATCGGCGGGGTCTCGACGGCGACCGCAAGGGTCATCCTGCGTCAGGTGTCGGCCCTGGAGGCTGCGGGCGGGGACGTCTTCTTCGGCGAGCCCGCCCTGGAGCTGGCCGACGTCCAGTCCCAGGGAACGCTGTTCTCCACCTTCCTCATGTGGCTCCTGGCCGAGCTCTTCGAGGTGCTCCCGGAGGTGGGCGACCCGGACAGGCCCACCATGGTGTTCTTCCTTGACGAGGCCCACCTGCTGTTCTCCGGCGCCTCCAAGGCGTTCCTGGAGGCCGTGGTGCGGACTGTGCACCTCATCCGCTCCAAGGGCGTGGGGATCGTCCTGGTCACCCAGTCGCCCACAGACCTGCCCGACGAGGTCCTGGCCCAGCTGGGCAGCCGCGTCCAGCACGCGCTGCGCGCCCACACGCCGGCCGACGCCGCCAGGCTCAGGAAGGCTGTCTCCACCTTCCCCACCTCTCCCCTGGACCTGACCGAGGTGCTGACCTCCCTGGGAACCGGGCAGGCCGTGGTCAGTGTCCTGGACGACAAGGGCCGACCGGCGCCAGTGGCCCCGGTGGTCGTGGACGCGCCAGCCTCCGTCATGGGCCCGGCCCAGGAGACGACCGTCTTCCAGGTGCTGGCCTCCTCCCCCCTGCAAGCAACCTACGCCACCGCGGTGGACAACGAGTCCGCCTACGAGATGCTGGCGGCCCGGGTCGAGGCTGACGCCCAGGCCGCTGAGGCGGCCCAGGCCGAGGAGGAGGCCCGCAAGGCCGCCCAGAAGGAGGCGGACCAGCGACGCAGGCAGGCGCAGCGTCTGGTCAGGCAGGCCGAGCGGGACGCCGAGCATCGTCAGAAGGAGGCGCAGCGGGCCACCGAGCGCCGACGGCGCGAGGTGGAGAGGAACCTGGGCACCGTGGGCCGTCAGATCACCCGGGAGATCTCCCGCTCCGTGCTAGGCACCCTGCGGCGACGCTGA
- a CDS encoding leucine--tRNA ligase, whose protein sequence is MTQARSRTQPASQQPDDAEATPYRYTAGLAGAIETSWQDRWEEEGTFYADNPVGTLAGPRAQQEKLFLLDMFPYPSGKGLHVGHPLGYIATDVVARFSRMTGRNVLYTMGYDAFGLPAEQYAVATGQHPRTSTETNIATMRRQLRRLGLSHDPRRSLATIDVDYVRWTQWIFLQVFNSWFDPEAQRRDGRGRGAARPVCELVEKLASGQVAVPDGRDWSELDPGERSDVIDSFRLAYVTSAPVNWCPGLGTVLANEEVTAEGRSERGNYPVFQRNLRQWMMRITAYADRLAEDLDTVDWPEKVRLMQRNWIGRSEGAEVAFSVPAAGPDAELVVYTTRPDTLFGATFMVVAPEHPLLGGSGSSASARSAEEVAQDAAALAVPAAWPKGTKEAWTGGYATPAQAVAAYRAQAAAATEAERSDEGRAKTGVFTGLFGVNPVNGAQVPVFVADYVLMGYGTGAIMAVPSGDQRDWEFARAYDLDVVATVALPEGASLEEGAWTGDGELVNSANEEISLNGMGVEEAKTAVTAWLESKGAGRAAVTYRLRDWLFSRQRYWGEPFPVVWDQEGRVHALPESMLPVELPEVTDYSPRSFDPDDAASEPEPPLSRATEWVEVELDLGEGPRTYYRETNTMPQWAGSCWYEMRYADPDNEDALIDPANEAYWMGPRPQDGNTSGGTDLYVGGVEHAVLHLLYSRFWHKVLFDLGVVSSSEPYHRLFNQGYIQAYAYTDSRGQYVPAEEVEEAEGPDGSTVYTWQGQPVTREYGKMGKSLKNIVTPDEMYEAYGADTFRVYEMSMGPLDVDRPWETRAVVGAQRFLQRLWRNVVDEATGDTVVVDQPAQEETRRLVARTVVGVREDYEGMRLNTAIAKLIVLNNHLTGLDPVPREAVEPLVLMTAPVAPHIAEELWSRLGHEGSLAREPFPEVADESLLRAEQVTCVVQVQGKVRDRLQVDPDISEEELEKAALAAPGVRRSLDGRGVRRVIVRAPRLVSIVPE, encoded by the coding sequence ATGACCCAGGCCCGTTCCCGAACCCAGCCCGCCAGCCAGCAGCCGGACGACGCCGAGGCCACCCCCTACCGCTACACGGCCGGGCTGGCCGGCGCCATCGAGACCTCCTGGCAGGACCGCTGGGAGGAGGAGGGGACCTTCTACGCCGACAACCCGGTGGGGACGCTGGCAGGACCCAGGGCGCAGCAGGAGAAGCTCTTCCTGCTGGACATGTTCCCCTACCCCTCGGGCAAGGGGTTGCACGTGGGGCACCCTCTGGGCTACATCGCCACTGACGTCGTCGCCCGCTTCAGCCGCATGACCGGCAGGAACGTGCTGTACACGATGGGCTACGACGCCTTCGGCCTGCCTGCGGAGCAGTACGCCGTGGCCACCGGCCAGCACCCGCGGACCTCCACCGAGACCAACATCGCCACCATGCGCCGCCAGCTGCGCCGCCTGGGGCTGTCCCACGACCCGCGCCGGTCCCTGGCCACCATCGACGTGGACTACGTGCGCTGGACCCAGTGGATCTTCCTGCAGGTCTTCAACTCCTGGTTCGACCCTGAGGCCCAGCGCCGCGACGGCCGCGGCCGGGGCGCCGCCCGGCCGGTCTGCGAGCTGGTGGAGAAGCTGGCCAGCGGCCAGGTGGCGGTGCCTGACGGGCGGGACTGGTCCGAGCTGGACCCGGGGGAGCGCAGCGACGTCATCGACTCCTTCCGGCTGGCCTACGTCACCTCCGCCCCGGTCAACTGGTGCCCGGGCCTGGGGACCGTGCTGGCCAACGAGGAGGTCACGGCCGAGGGCCGCTCCGAGCGCGGCAACTACCCGGTGTTCCAGCGCAACCTCCGCCAGTGGATGATGCGGATCACCGCCTACGCCGACCGCCTGGCCGAGGACCTGGACACGGTGGACTGGCCGGAGAAGGTCAGGCTCATGCAGCGCAACTGGATCGGGCGCTCCGAGGGTGCGGAGGTCGCTTTCAGCGTGCCTGCGGCCGGCCCCGATGCTGAGCTCGTGGTCTACACCACACGGCCTGACACCCTCTTCGGTGCCACCTTCATGGTGGTGGCCCCTGAGCACCCGCTGCTGGGCGGGTCGGGCTCCTCCGCCTCCGCGCGCTCTGCGGAGGAGGTGGCGCAGGACGCGGCCGCCCTGGCCGTGCCTGCTGCCTGGCCCAAGGGCACCAAGGAGGCCTGGACCGGTGGCTACGCCACCCCGGCCCAGGCCGTGGCCGCCTACCGCGCCCAGGCGGCGGCAGCCACCGAGGCCGAGCGCAGCGACGAGGGCCGGGCCAAGACCGGGGTCTTCACCGGGCTGTTCGGGGTCAACCCCGTCAACGGGGCACAGGTGCCGGTGTTCGTGGCCGACTACGTGCTCATGGGCTACGGGACCGGAGCCATCATGGCGGTGCCCTCGGGCGACCAGCGTGACTGGGAGTTCGCCCGGGCCTACGACCTGGACGTCGTGGCGACCGTGGCGCTGCCCGAGGGCGCGTCCCTGGAGGAGGGGGCGTGGACCGGTGACGGTGAGCTCGTCAACTCCGCCAACGAGGAGATCAGCCTCAACGGGATGGGGGTGGAGGAGGCCAAGACGGCCGTCACGGCGTGGCTGGAGTCCAAGGGGGCGGGCCGGGCCGCAGTCACCTACCGCCTGCGTGACTGGCTGTTCTCCCGGCAGCGCTACTGGGGCGAGCCCTTCCCCGTGGTGTGGGACCAGGAGGGGCGTGTCCACGCCCTGCCCGAGTCGATGCTGCCCGTGGAGCTGCCCGAGGTCACCGACTACTCGCCGCGCTCCTTCGACCCCGACGACGCCGCCAGCGAGCCCGAGCCGCCTCTGAGCAGGGCCACCGAGTGGGTGGAGGTTGAGCTGGACCTGGGGGAGGGCCCCCGGACCTACTACCGCGAGACCAACACGATGCCCCAGTGGGCCGGGTCGTGCTGGTACGAGATGCGCTACGCCGACCCGGACAACGAGGACGCGCTTATCGACCCTGCCAACGAGGCCTACTGGATGGGACCCAGGCCCCAGGACGGCAACACCTCGGGGGGTACCGACCTGTACGTGGGCGGGGTCGAGCACGCCGTGCTGCACCTGTTGTACTCCCGCTTCTGGCACAAGGTGCTCTTCGACCTGGGGGTGGTCTCCTCCTCCGAGCCCTACCACCGCCTGTTCAACCAGGGCTACATCCAGGCCTACGCCTACACCGACTCCCGAGGCCAGTATGTGCCTGCCGAGGAGGTTGAGGAGGCTGAGGGGCCTGACGGCAGCACCGTCTACACCTGGCAGGGCCAGCCGGTCACCCGTGAGTACGGCAAGATGGGCAAGTCCCTGAAGAACATCGTCACCCCTGACGAGATGTACGAGGCCTATGGTGCGGACACCTTCCGCGTCTACGAGATGTCCATGGGGCCGCTGGACGTGGACCGGCCCTGGGAGACCCGGGCGGTGGTGGGGGCGCAGCGTTTCCTGCAGCGCCTGTGGCGCAACGTGGTGGATGAGGCCACTGGTGACACCGTCGTGGTCGACCAGCCTGCCCAGGAGGAGACCCGTCGCCTGGTGGCGCGCACGGTGGTCGGGGTGCGTGAGGACTACGAGGGGATGCGTCTCAACACGGCGATCGCCAAGCTCATCGTGCTCAACAACCACCTCACCGGCCTGGACCCCGTGCCGCGTGAGGCGGTCGAGCCACTGGTCCTCATGACGGCCCCGGTCGCTCCGCACATCGCCGAGGAGCTGTGGAGCAGGCTGGGGCACGAGGGCTCCCTGGCCCGTGAGCCCTTCCCCGAGGTCGCCGACGAGTCCCTGCTGCGCGCTGAGCAGGTGACCTGCGTGGTCCAGGTCCAGGGGAAGGTGCGCGACCGCCTCCAAGTGGACCCGGACATCTCGGAGGAGGAGCTGGAGAAGGCCGCGCTGGCTGCTCCCGGCGTGCGGCGCAGCCTGGACGGCCGGGGCGTGCGCCGGGTCATCGTGCGGGCGCCGAGGCTGGTCAGCATCGTGCCCGAGTGA